The Verrucomicrobiota bacterium genome includes the window CCGCCGCTTGGGAACCCAGAGCTTTAATCGCACTCTCCACTTTCTGCTCGGATCTTCCGACCACAACCACCTTCGCTCCCTCCAACGCGCAGGCACGCGCGGCAGAAAGTCCCAAACCACTTGTCCCGCCCATGATGACAATGGTTTTGCGGTCAAGCGCGGGCATGAGACTCAATCCTGCCTATCATCCAACGAAACACGCATCTCATCGACCCAGTTCAAGAGAAACTCGATTCTATTCCATTCAATCGAGCCGCTTGATGAAGAGGTTGGCGAATTGGATGGGACTGCCATGGTGCTGCAATCCGATGCGGCCGCGGTGAGGAATTCCGTCCAGTTCAGCCTGGTCAATCACCCGTTCTCCGTTCAATTCCACACTCACTCGGTTGCCCCGCAGCGTCACCACGAATCGATTCCATTGGCCAGGGGGCTTGTCCGCCCGCCGCTTCGGAGTCGCGGCGGCGCGCGCTTCCGCGGAACGCTTCACATCTTCACGATATTTGAAGAGCTCGCCCGAGCCCACCGGCCAGCACCAAATGTTGACCTCACTGTTCAAATCTCCCCTGAGATAAATTCCGCTGTCCCCGGCGTCAAGCACCTCCCGCAATTCCTCGCTGCCATCCGGATTCAAGCCTCTGGTTCCGTCCGATCGAATCACCGGTAACGGCTTCGCCACGGGCTTGGCGGTCCAACGCCAGTCCGCCACCAGCACAAAGTCGCCGAACTCCTCCTCCGTCCAAAGGTGGGGATCGCCCTCACCCTTCTTCCCATCATGATCCAGGACCCAGTCCTGCGCCCGCCAGTGTCGCGCCGTGTCCGCCCGCGTCAGCCAGCCGGTCAGATCCAGGCCATTATACAACGAAACGAAGTGTTCGTCCGGACGCGCAATGTGGTCCGGAGCCAGCGCCTTCTCCACCGGCCATTCTTGAATGCGAAGGTTTCGAAATTCGATCGGGGAGCCCTCGGATTCCAGACAAATGTACCCTTTGCGCGGCGAGGCTTCCCGTCCCCGGGTCACCACCTTGCCGTTGACCGCCAAAGCAATGGCGCCATTCGTGCATTCGATCCGGTAGTGATTCCACTCAGGGGAAGGCTTCATGCGTTTCTCGGTCGGAAAGGCGCGATCACCGCCCCGCCCGTTCTCGGGGATCATGCGAGCGCCGTGAATTGGGAAAATATCCCCATCCGAGGTGTGGCCCGGCCCCTCGCGCCCATCAAGCACCTGCACCTCGACGGCCCGAATAAAAGGCTGCCCCGGCGCGGTCAACGCATCAGCCCAGACGAACACCCCCGCATTCCCTTGCGGACGCAGATGCCGCCATTCCAATTCCAGCGCGAAATTCTGATACATGCGCCGAGTGCGAAGCTCTCCCGTCGGGAACCCGGTGCAGAAAATGACACCGTTGGTCGCGCGGAACGTGTCCGGAGCACAATTCACATTCACCCAACCCTCCAAGTCTCGACCGTTGAAGAGCGGCGTCCACGCCATGTCCCGGGCATGCGTGCCATCGGCTTTCGCAAGCATCATCAACAACACGAGCCAGACGGGGATTGGAGAACTCGGGAAGGAGCTTCGATGGATCGAGGGAGTCACCGGGCGCATGTTGAGGAAACATCTCCGTTCCGCCAAGCCCGTTTCTTGGCAAGCGTCCAGCAGCGGTGCATCCAGAAGGGGTCGGTGATACGTGCGGCAGCGCCGGGGCACGGCGTTCACGCCGCTTCAGGGCGTGTCTTCAAAGGGGCATGCCAGCTTCAACGGGCAAGGGTGCTGCCAGGGCGAAGGCATTCACCCAGGGCGGGCCATGGACCGGGAGGAGATCGCCGCAGCAGATTGGCGCGAGCGGAAGCGCCGCGAACGGCGCGCCCCTACACCTTGCGGATGCTCCGGTCAGCAGCGTGGAGGTTTCCTTGAACCTTAAAACGGCAGTTGAACGTCGTGAAGATTTGCAAAGGCCTGGATGAGACGGACATGACGAAGAACGAGGCAGATCCTTTATGGATCTGGTGAGTGATTCGGAATGGCTTTATCGCCGGGACCTTGCGAAGGTTCACGAAGGGCAACTGCCGTTTTAAGGTTGAACAACGGCCGCGCGGCCGAAGGCGATCAGGTCAGACCGAGCCGTGCCATCGCTGGTTCCAGCCGTCGCCCCGGGTGGGACGCGGCTCGATCTCGACTTCCGCAACC containing:
- a CDS encoding DUF1080 domain-containing protein, with the translated sequence MRPVTPSIHRSSFPSSPIPVWLVLLMMLAKADGTHARDMAWTPLFNGRDLEGWVNVNCAPDTFRATNGVIFCTGFPTGELRTRRMYQNFALELEWRHLRPQGNAGVFVWADALTAPGQPFIRAVEVQVLDGREGPGHTSDGDIFPIHGARMIPENGRGGDRAFPTEKRMKPSPEWNHYRIECTNGAIALAVNGKVVTRGREASPRKGYICLESEGSPIEFRNLRIQEWPVEKALAPDHIARPDEHFVSLYNGLDLTGWLTRADTARHWRAQDWVLDHDGKKGEGDPHLWTEEEFGDFVLVADWRWTAKPVAKPLPVIRSDGTRGLNPDGSEELREVLDAGDSGIYLRGDLNSEVNIWCWPVGSGELFKYREDVKRSAEARAAATPKRRADKPPGQWNRFVVTLRGNRVSVELNGERVIDQAELDGIPHRGRIGLQHHGSPIQFANLFIKRLD